AGCGATCAGTTCGTATTTCTTGCCAGCTACATTTTGGTAATGATACATAGTTAAATTAGAGCCATTTTAAGTGCATCTTGAAGTCCATAATGTATGGGAAGAATATATTCGTGATCGATAGATTTTAGTTTGATTGCTTTAATTACGTGAGGCAGTCAACCCCTAGTTACAATAGTAGTATAGATGCTTCTGTCGGCACGTCGCAATCACTATGCTTAAAGGCTATGTGGCGAGTGCCGGTACAAAATGGGTTCTAGACAACCACACACGTGAGCAAGGACCAAAGGTAACAGAAAAGAAGCGATGTATCCTGGTGAACGATCTGATCACCAGTAATTTTCTAAGTGTAaacgagaaaaagcaaggcGAGTAGAACAGTGTGCGGAGTATACACTATTTTATCGAATACTTTTTGTATATatctttttcttgtttatttacGCTAAGTAGAACACGCATCAAAAATTGTCTGGAGTGATGAGAGACTGGGCCAAAGAAATATGATCGAGCGCGAAAGACGGGAAACAGCGCGTGACGAACGCGTTGAGAGACCTTTGAGAGAGCTGATAAATGAAGTACTCAATGTGATGGGTTCTTTGTCAATCTAATCGTAAGCTTGAAAAGCATTGTTCACAATGGCATCGCTTGAAATGGAGAAGAAAGTGCAATTCGGGCTCTTAGATTTTGTGGTGTTTGGAGTTATGTTACTCCTTTCAGCTGTCATTGGGATATACCATGCTTTTACCGGAGGAAAACAGCGAACAACGAAAGAATTTCTCTTTGCAAACCGTGGCATGATGGCTATACCTGTGGCTTTGTCCTTGCTTGCATCGTTTATGTCTGCGATTACGATTCTTGGTGTTCCATCAGAAATGTATACTTATGGTACCCAGTACTGGCTTATTGTAGCATCGTATATTATTTTGTTCCCATGTGTAGCTTTAGTATTTGTTCCAGTATTTCGTGCTGTTGAAATTTCTAGTTCTTATGAGGTGAGTCAGGAATTTTCAACCTCGTGTGTTCAAACTAATATTGATCATCTACAGAAAagctggttttggttttgccaCTTCTTGTCCTTTGATTTAGTCTTGGTGATTCTTTTTTAAATCGCTGACAAAAGTTTTCCCTACTTTTTTGAACGGTCTCGATGActctttttatttgtttgatcCACGTGGTTGGATTGTCATTGATCAAAGTTCATAAAAGCTTTGATTAAACGAAAATGATAAGTATCATGGTACCATGAAAGTAAATCATAGACGCAATACTTCCATGCAGGTGGTACAAAAATCCTGAGCTCTTTTTATATGGGTATGTCATATTTCAAATCCCTAGGGAGCAGGTGCTAAGCTTGGGTTACAATCTAGTAGTATGGTCCTTTCAAGACATCAGAGCTCTGACTGAAGAATTTCCccctttttcatattttttcaaaCCCTTGCACCCGCATTCAATTTAAATGGAAGAATTGTGAGAGTTAGGCATCTAAGAGTAAGCCTTTTATTCTTTCTTTGTAGTACTTGGAGAAGAGATTTTCTCTTGCAATTCGTATTCTTGGAAGTATCTGTTTCATTATTCAAACGGTAGGTTTGGCTTTCTTAGGCTAGTATCGTTGTTCTTAGTAATGccatttgtctttcttttcgtTAATTCAcaggtaaaaaaaattcatgttatTCTTGTTTGTACTGATTTATCTTCAGTCTCTTTATATGGCCATTGTGGTGTATGGACCAGCAATTGCTCTGGAATCAGGTAATTGAAGTTGTTAGACTCCACATAGGCAGAAAACCAACATCTAATcctgtttattttattatttatctATGAATAGttacaattgcaggggtgcctggagaaatgccttaagtgacttctgataaattaccagattctccttccaaatttccttgtattcagttgtgaatgattaggagaatttgacattgcatcaaaagtcacttaaggccttattccacacaccccttattattattttttgaattAATTATCAAATTTATTCACTAGTGCATCAATTTTCATTAATTGTCGCATTCAAGACATATTGAAATGACTTTCATTTATTTACCATCTTAGTGACAGGATTCCCGGTGTGGGCGTCTATCATTTCTATTGGTGTTGTCTGTACATTTTACACGACCATTGTAAGTATTActtagactttttttttttcaatgtgcaGAAGCTTGAAGTGACTTTTCTGTAGCCTTACTGTTTTTTGCAGTACTATTTCTCACTGCGTGGTTTGATTTTATAGGGCGGAATGAAAGCGGTCATCTGGAATGATGTGTTTCAAGCTATTGTGATGTTAGGTGGCTTAGTTGCAGTACTTATTGTTGGAGTTCGCAAAGTAGGAGGCTTTGGGGAAGTGTGGGATCGTTTAGATAGAGGAGGAAGACTTCATTTTATTGAGTATGTTTTCGTACCTCAATTTAAACTTATTGTTCATCAACATAAATAAATGAGTTGCGTGGGGAACACAGTTGCAGCAGAATCGCAGCAAGTGAACATAGATAactggatgcatatatggcattcttacATGAAGGATATGCCCGCAGAAGATCAAAGTAAGACAGCGAAATTAAGGTTTCTCTACGGTTTAAAGTGTCAAGGACTCCATTTGTTACGGATTAAGGATTCTATTAGGTGTTGCAAAGGCACTAGGACACATGTAAgttttctgtatttttttagAGTAATTAATCttgtttcttattttattgtattttggTATTCGGTATTTTGTTGCTTTGTTGCTTTCTTATAGTTTTCGTTACCGCATTATCGCATCATATCATCGCATTGTATGTCATCGCCTTACGCTTCGGTCATCGCTTCTGAATCAGCTGTTTGTTAAAGAAATCAGTGGTAGCAATCAAGACTATGtgtaaatgaatttctttaGATTCTTCGAATAAATTGAGTTGTTGTTTGAATGCTACACGGCTCGTCGTTAGGTCGTAGTTTATGGTTGCCGAAATGTGTCAATATTCGATGTCGCTTATATGTGTTTGATAATTTCCTCATATTGACAATAAAAGtcaaatatatttcattttgcTAAATACATTCGATAAAGTTGTAGCAAAATTCGATAAATTCACCTTGATGCGCATTCCATTCTCTCCTACATTTATGAAACAACGCAGGCAATATTCATTCGATGATTCGAACAAAATTGATTCGATAATTCAAGCAATATTCATTCCATGATTCGGGCAAAATTCATTCGATAAGTCATTCGATGCTGCACGTGACCGGTCAGTATAAAACACCGACTACGGACTGCAGACTACGGACTGGGTATAAAACACGGACTCGGGTATACAACGCGGACTAAGCATTACGGACTGGGTATAAAATACGGACTCAGGTATAAAACGCGGGCTGAGCATTACAGCCTCTTTGCCGTTTACATAGCAAGAGATACCAGGGAGATAGCGTGTCGAAAGAACTTGCCTATGCACGTAACACTAAAAGCGGGTTTAATAAGGAGTCAGGACAAGGACTGCATATATATTGTTGTTTTATCTCGGGAAAAGCTAGATTTTTAATCAATATGAAAGGTTGCACTGAAAATTGTCTGGCATTAAATAAACTTTACAATAAAGGAACACACAAAGATGATCTTTAACAATATCAAACAATGTTTTTAAATCAATTACATCTGCTAGACAGCGATTCATTAACAAAGGACTCGATTACAGAAATTtaattgtttattacataattcAAAACCAAGGTGTATTTGGATATTTCTTACGATAGCCACAATGTGGATTAAAGAGCTATAATCGATAATACTTCTATCGATCTTAGTACCATTTCTGAGCGCTAACCGTAAGTTACAGGATCGTTTGGGAATTCGTCAGAACTGCCGGTCATTTAATGTATTTGAAACCTTGACAGGCTGACGGTCATTTAGACATATCGATTTATTTAGTTTGCAACAATATTAATGTAAATTTCTCTGAATAGGCCCTAACTGGTAATATGCAAAGTAACGAACAGAGTTTAAACCTTCGAACACTCCCATGCAAGTGATGCGACAGAAGTTCTTGTCCTGTTCTTTTGGGAGGAAGGGATGTAAAATAATTCGCTTCCGGTATTACTTATGgtcttaaattttaaatttccataATTTCCCATTTTTGTGGAACATTTAGGGGGTATTCAAAGATTCATGGCAGTGCTTCCTAAACCTCGCATTGGAATGGCAGAATTGGGTAGCAGAATAAAAGATACAGTGTACTAGTTCTTTCTTGAATTCCCAGTGTAAAAATGTCAACGAATCCCATTTCAACAAGCAGTCCCCCACAAACAAATTGTATCGGGGTCGGCTCCCTGGAATTTATACagaatttataatttatacgTGTTTTACACCCGAGTCCGCATTTTATACCCAGTCCATAATGCTTAGTCCACATTTTATACCCGAGTCCGTGTTTTATACCCAGTCCATAGTCCGCAGTCCATGTTTTATACTGACCGGTCACGTGCGGCATCGATGAATATTGCTTGAattattgaatgaattttgtcCGAATCATCAAATGAATAATGCTTGAattattgaatgaattttgtttGAATCACCAAATGAATAATGCTTGAATtatcaaatgaattttgttcAAATCATCTAATGAATATTGCTTTAATTATCGAATGAATTTTGTTTGAATCATCGAATGAATATTGCTTGCATTGTTTCATAAATGTAGGAGAGAATGGAATGCGGAATCAAGGCGAATTTATCGAATTTTGCTACAATCTTATCGAATGTATTTAgcaaaatgaaatatatttgaCTTTTATTGTCAACATGTGGAAATTATCAAACACATATAAGCGACATCGAATATTGACACATTTCGACAACCATAGTAGTTAGTGTAGCAGCTCTGCCATTACAGAAACAATAATACTAACTATTGTTATAATTTTGGTCACTAATTTTTTCCTTGATTTAAGTCTTAACCCAGATCCCACCCAGCGTCTGTCAATATGGAGTTTGATCATTGGAGGTGCATTTGGTTTGTTTCCACTTTGGGCTGTCAATCAGACTGCGGTTCAACGATTCCTGGCAGCAAAGTCTGACAAAGAAGCTAAACTGTAAGttattctcatttttttttccagttcagCCAAACGATTGCTAAAGTACAGTATTCTAATCATTGGTGATTTTTATCCTTAAAGTTTACAAATTTGGACATGTACGTTGCTTTGTAAAGTTGTTTACTGCAGGATatctttttgacattttttcatGAGGGTCTTTAACTTAATGAACATATATGTATTAGTTTAGTTGAATTAGCGGTTTGTACTATGTGGTGTaggtattttcaaattcaaatttcttacACTAAACAACCCattgtttattttcattctTGATGTAATTGCATTACAGGGCCGTTTGGATCAATTTGCCTCTCAGTATATTTGCAGTCTCTCTTTGTGCTCTTTGTGGATGTGTGATTTATGCATTTTATGCTGACTGTGATCCGatttcaaacaaacaaatcagGAAGGGTGATCAGGTAATGTCAAAACATTTCCTTCAAGTTGACTTAATTCATAAATCAGTTCCTCCATCAGACTTTTTCTTTGTATTACAAGAAGCATTATATGACGCCATCTTCTTGTTTACTTCATGACCTTGGCTGGGATACACTTGAAAAAAGACGTACTAAACAGCTAGCGATTACTATGTATAACGTGTTCAATGAACACTTTCCTCTTCGCCTTCAtgaactttttcaaacaacatcgCAAGTTCATACTTATAACTTGAGGGAATCGGCTCATAATCTCTTCATCCCCAGACCACTCTATGCGGCCGGAAAACTTAGTCTGCACTATCGAGGTGCTACACTTTGGAACAGCCTCTCAATTATTAGCAAAACCCAGACCACTGTTACTGGCTTCAAAGAGTCTCTGCTGATATAGAAATTGCTTTTGTCACAATCTTAATAATCTTTTTACTTAGGATTAAATAGTGTTTTATTATACCATAAGTATAGAAGTATTAGCTTTTAGTCTTAGTTTTTGTTATTGGTATTAGTATTAGAATTAATATTAGTATGTAGTATAAGTTGCATTAGTAGAAATTGCGCTCGTATTAGACTACTCATGTATAGTTATTTGTATATTTTAGTTACACAC
Above is a genomic segment from Acropora muricata isolate sample 2 chromosome 1, ASM3666990v1, whole genome shotgun sequence containing:
- the LOC136914558 gene encoding sodium-coupled monocarboxylate transporter 1-like gives rise to the protein MASLEMEKKVQFGLLDFVVFGVMLLLSAVIGIYHAFTGGKQRTTKEFLFANRGMMAIPVALSLLASFMSAITILGVPSEMYTYGTQYWLIVASYIILFPCVALVFVPVFRAVEISSSYEYLEKRFSLAIRILGSICFIIQTSLYMAIVVYGPAIALESVTGFPVWASIISIGVVCTFYTTIGGMKAVIWNDVFQAIVMLGGLVAVLIVGVRKVGGFGEVWDRLDRGGRLHFIDLNPDPTQRLSIWSLIIGGAFGLFPLWAVNQTAVQRFLAAKSDKEAKLAVWINLPLSIFAVSLCALCGCVIYAFYADCDPISNKQIRKGDQILPYFVMHVLGSSHVIPGLFMACLFSGTLSTVSSGLNSLAAVVLEDFLKPLCAYRNRELREMQATFYSKLLALGFGALTVALSFLATQLGAILQTFYSVFGVVGGPVVGVFCLGMFTRRANSRGALIGLIFGFIVGLWIGIGAKLYPPPTSKAPVTTMGCTTAMSTNATITTPTDGTIAMMVASNMTTTPSPPTPEYEGLVIYRISWLWYSFVCFAVTYLIGYIVSVVSPGEHKSSEVDSRLLFKIQYCLPHCCSKRSREDHYPINPDEADSKESKNREFVKAENDTRSTHWRADDPLLVTTSF